A region of Drosophila suzukii chromosome 2L, CBGP_Dsuzu_IsoJpt1.0, whole genome shotgun sequence DNA encodes the following proteins:
- the LOC139352299 gene encoding histone H1-like — MVDASIKNLKERGGSSLLAIKKYITATHKCDAQKLVPFIKKYLKSAVVNGKLIQTKGKGASGSFKLSASAKKDPKPKPASAEKKVKSKKVAVKKTGSTAKKAAAGADDKKPKAKKAVATKKTAEKKKTEKAKAKDAKKTGTVKAKPAAAKAKSTAAKAKAAKAPKAKPAASVKPKKAVKKAAAPATAKKPKAKTTAAKK, encoded by the coding sequence ATGGTGGACGCATCCATCAAGAATTTGAAGGAACGTGGCGGCTCATCGCTTCTGGCAATCAAGAAATACATCACTGCCACCCATAAATGCGATGCCCAGAAGCTTGTTCCATTCATCAAGAAATACTTGAAATCGGCCGTGGTAAATGGAAAGCTGATCCAAACAAAGGGAAAGGGGGCGTCTGGCTCATTTAAACTGTCGGCCTCCGCCAAGAAGGATCCGAAGCCGAAGCCTGCGTCTGCTGAGAAGAAGGTGAAAAGCAAGAAGGTAGCCGTCAAGAAGACCGGATCCACCGCCAAGAAAGCTGCCGCCGGAGCTGACGACAAGAAGCCCAAGGCTAAGAAGGCTGTTGCCACCAAAAAGACCGCAGAGAAGAAGAAAACCGAGAAGGCGAAGGCCAAGGATGCCAAGAAAACTGGAACCGTAAAGGCGAAGCCAGCAGCAGCGAAGGCCAAGTCGACCGCAGCGAAGGCAAAGGCGGCGAAAGCACCAAAGGCCAAGCCAGCGGCGTCTGTTAAGCCTAAAAAGGCTGTGAAGAAAGCAGCTGCTCCTGCTACTGCTAAAAAGCCGAAAGCCAAAACTACGGCGGCCAAGAAGTAA
- the LOC139352300 gene encoding histone H2B — MPPKTSGKAAKKAGKAQKNITKTDKKKKRKRKESYAIYIYKVLKQVHPDTGISSKAMSIMNSFVNDIFERIAAEASRLAHYNKRSTITSREIQTAVRLLLPGELAKHAVSEGTKAVTKYTSSK, encoded by the coding sequence ATGCCGCCGAAAACTAGTGGAAAGGCAGCCAAGAAGGCTGGCAAAGCCCAGAAGAACATCACCAAGACCGATAAGAAGAAGAAGCGCAAGAGGAAGGAGAGCTACGCCATCTACATTTACAAGGTCCTGAAGCAGGTCCACCCTGACACCGGTATTTCGTCGAAGGCGATGAGCATCATGAACAGCTTTGTGAATGATATCTTCGAGCGCATTGCTGCAGAGGCGTCTCGTCTGGCTCACTACAACAAGCGCTCGACCATAACCAGTCGGGAGATCCAAACGGCTGTTCGCCTGCTCCTGCCCGGAGAGTTGGCCAAGCACGCCGTCAGTGAGGGAACCAAGGCTGTCACCAAGTACACCAGCTCCAAGTAA